From a single Pieris rapae chromosome 17, ilPieRapa1.1, whole genome shotgun sequence genomic region:
- the LOC111000486 gene encoding uncharacterized protein LOC111000486, translating to MPACAPEYRFVRSNTDLPFSPRPKRCHHQPPYTLRRSFSSSFSLIPEEQAVPPEHPSPLWKLIRILTWLPRQFLRPLFAILNIIAHPAWKQILLVLPTLWIAASLFIFWKCIQCPLGLLKMIGSALSSSPNKQKTVLISGGSSIQALHLARNFHSAGAKVIAFEIEGQFPLLKYSAAVSKFYTVPRPNSGDPLAYTRALKEIVQKESIVFYVPVSSSTPAYFDALAKPHLEVIGCQCFVPCARDVVTLDDPLELIRVCRVAGLPTPQFWVVASEDDVRSWYETRAIKGKKYYIVSAGARGARDRMRFVLPESVTHFRFHREISAEKPWVIIREPKGEKLMTCTTLKESRAVNNVTCRLESDRKGLIPQKDEDTDAWVQKFVSCLTAARPMTGHISFRLVKDENPENGKKKIVAIGARVGVSLPYLCQGSKGCAHGATVGKLLNTVLDTREALFAYWDPLPYCAYFQSRSPDDRRPPTPEPCKTPPHAPN from the coding sequence ATGCCGGCCTGTGCGCCAGAGTACCGCTTTGTACGTTCTAATACTGATCTTCCCTTTTCGCCAAGACCTAAGCGATGTCACCACCAACCACCATACACTCTGCGGCGATCGTTCTCTTCTTCATTCTCTCTTATACCTGAGGAACAAGCTGTGCCGCCGGAACACCCATCGCCATTATGGAAACTCATACGGATCCTTACATGGTTACCACGTCAATTTCTTCGTCCGCTGTTTGCGATACTTAACATTATCGCACATCCAGCTTGGAAGCAAATTCTCTTGGTGCTACCGACTCTGTGGATTGCCGCATCGTTGTTCATATTTTGGAAGTGCATCCAGTGCCCACTTGGACTATTGAAGATGATCGGGAGTGCCTTATCAAGCAGCCCCAACAAACAGAAAACAGTATTAATCAGTGGTGGTAGTTCTATTCAAGCATTGCATCTCGCACGGAACTTTCACTCCGCCGGCGCCAAAGTGATAGCCTTTGAAATTGAGGGCCAGTTCCCTTTGCTGAAATATTCGGCTGCTGTGAGTAAGTTTTATACTGTACCTCGACCAAATTCTGGTGATCCCTTGGCGTACACCCGAGCCTTAAAAGAAATTGTTCAGAAAGAgtcaattgtattttatgtaccTGTCAGTTCTTCAACGCCTGCTTACTTCGATGCTTTAGCAAAACCTCATCTTGAAGTGATTGGGTGTCAGTGTTTTGTGCCGTGTGCTCGTGACGTTGTCACTTTAGATGATCCACTAGAACTGATCCGCGTATGTCGCGTAGCAGGTTTACCAACGCCGCAATTTTGGGTTGTTGCCAGCGAGGATGATGTAAGATCTTGGTATGAGACTCGTGCCATAAAgggcaaaaaatattatattgtaagtgCAGGTGCAAGAGGGGCAAGAGATCGTATGAGATTTGTATTGCCGGAAAGTGTAACGCATTTTAGATTTCATCGTGAAATCAGTGCAGAAAAGCCTTGGGTCATCATTAGAGAACCAAAGGGAGAAAAGCTGATGACCTGTACTACATTGAAAGAATCGAGGGCAGTTAATAATGTTACTTGCCGATTAGAGTCTGATAGAAAGGGCCTAATACCACAAAAGGATGAAGATACTGATGCATGGGTACAGAAATTTGTTTCGTGTCTTACTGCCGCGCGGCCGATGACTGGTCATATATCCTTCAGGTTGGTGAAGGATGAAAATCCTGAAAACGGCAAAAAGAAAATAGTGGCAATCGGTGCACGCGTTGGTGTATCATTACCTTATTTGTGCCAAGGATCTAAAGGATGTGCTCATGGTGCAACTGTAGGAAAGCTTTTGAATACTGTGCTCGATACCCGCGAAGCTCTTTTTGCATATTGGGATCCCCTTCCATACTGTGCGTACTTCCAGTCCCGTTCACCGGACGACCGCCGCCCTCCAACGCCGGAACCCTGCAAGACCCCACCACATGCACCCAACTGA
- the LOC111000485 gene encoding uncharacterized protein LOC111000485, translating to MFSVGRLRVLHKCLKILRLSCKDYSSLPDLKNLNVVRTVEKVIDTNTSIFIDSPIHVRVLPIDVNDLKAHNKLTMTLYSKGQDTNDFQVKQTSKRLELLNKNKTPDRNDVCLVHVPYKLKVQVSTSEEASVHLSKLEAEEFIVKTQKGTINIADLKADNIKVESASGNIEAEGRLQSSNIEMTSGLNGSIKCNSIMANAFHVTTHAGPIFVNSCYSDNSHFITLMGNITLKHLHRTVKIEIIQKGNLHIQGFSGNLEATLKSGDVFMHATEFTRKSSIFIHEKGKVELLVHEIEKNLPKTNLIADKIKVDEKILKKGRFMDDSHPMRFRYEKDRKNELHIVCKNGSIDLKETDLPFIV from the coding sequence ATGTTTTCCGTAGGTAGGCTCCGTGTTCTTCACAAATGTCTCAAGATATTGAGGTTATCTTGTAAAGATTATAGTAGCCTCCCAGACTTGAAAAATTTGAATGTCGTTAGGACGGTGGAAAAGGTTATTGATACGAATAcaagtatatttattgatagtcCAATACACGTCAGAGTTCTTCCTATAGATGTCAACGACTTAAAAGCTCACAATAAGTTAACTATGACTTTGTATAGTAAGGGTCAGGATACTAATGATTTTCAAGTTAAGCAAACTTCGAAAAGGCTAGAgctacttaataaaaacaagacACCTGACCGAAATGATGTTTGCCTTGTGCATGTTCCTTATAAGCTGAAAGTTCAAGTATCAACAAGTGAAGAAGCCTCTGttcatttaagtaaattagaGGCTGAAGAATTTATTGTGAAGACACAGAAAGGTACAATTAACATTGCAGATTTGAAGGCAGACAATATAAAAGTTGAAAGTGCATCTGGTAATATTGAAGCAGAAGGAAGATTACAATCTTCAAATATTGAAATGACCTCAGGATTGAATGGatcaattaaatgtaatagtaTAATGGCTAATGCTTTTCATGTTACAACACATGCTGGTccaatatttgttaattcatGTTACAGTGACAATTCCCACTTCATAACTCTAATGGGAAATATAACTTTGAAACATTTGCATAGAACAGTCAAGAtagaaattatacaaaagGGAAATCTACATATACAAGGATTTTCTGGTAATCTTGAAGCTACCCTTAAGAGTGGTGATGTTTTCATGCATGCTACAGAGTTTACTCGCAAAAGTAGTATATTCATTCACGAGAAAGGAAAAGTTGAACTATTAGTACATGAAATTGAGAAAAATTTGCCAAAAACCAATCTAATTgcagataaaataaaagttgatGAAAAGATATTAAAGAAAGGAAGATTTATGGATGACTCTCATCCCATGAGATTTAGATATGAAAAGGATCGCAAAAATGAGCTTCATATAGTGTGCAAGAATGGCTCAATAGATCTAAAAGAAACAGACTTACCATTCATTGTATAA